A portion of the Lolium rigidum isolate FL_2022 chromosome 1, APGP_CSIRO_Lrig_0.1, whole genome shotgun sequence genome contains these proteins:
- the LOC124704540 gene encoding 4-hydroxyphenylpyruvate dioxygenase-like, translating to MYAATLPAPNTTMRATARTDRFQAHAFHHVELWCADAAGAASRFSSALGVPLAAVSDLSTGNSAHASRLLRSGSLSLLFTSSHSQQEHHMDGATIPSFSPNDASRFVADHGGPAVRAIAVRVSDAAEAFRASVDAGARPAFAPADLGLGFCFAEVELYGDVVLRFVSCPADNAVVTFLPGFEDIDVDSSGAADYGLRRIDHVVGCLPELAPVAEYIASFTGFHEFVEFTAEDVGTAESGLNVVVLANKTETVLLNLTEPVHGTKRRSQIQTYLDHHGGPGVQHIALASDDVLGTLRQMMRAAGAFEFLEPPPPNYYDGVRRRAGDVLSEAQIKGCQELGVLVDRDDQGVLLQIFTKPVGERQTLFLEVIQRIGCMEKDEESGREQQRGGCGGFGKGNFHELFKAVEEYEKSLEAKLVCQ from the exons ATGTACGCAGCCACCTTGCCAGCACCCAACACCACCATGAGAGCCACCGCTCGCACGGACCGCTTCCAGGCGCACGCCTTCCACCACGTCGAGCTGTGGTGCGCCGACGCGGCCGGCGCCGCTAGCCGCTTCTCCTCCGCGCTTGGCGTGCCGCTCGCGGCGGTGTCCGACCTCTCCACCGGCAACTCCGCGCACGCCTCCCGCCTCCTCCGCTCCGGCTCTCTATCACTCCTCTTCACCTCCTCACACTCACAGCAGGAGCACCACATGGACGGCGCAACCATACCCTCCTTCTCCCCGAACGACGCGAGCCGCTTCGTCGCAGACCACGGCGGGCCCGCGGTGCGCGCCATCGCGGTCCGCGTCTCGGACGCAGCCGAGGCCTTCCGCGCCAGCGTCGACGCCGGCGCGCGCCCGGCCTTCGCCCCCGCCGACCTCGGCCTTGGCTTCTGCTTCGCCGAGGTGGAGCTCTACGGCGACGTCGTTCTGCGCTTCGTGAGCTGCCCGGCAGACAACGCCGTCGTCACCTTcctcccggggttcgaggatatcGACGTGGACAGCTCCGGCGCGGCTGACTATGGGCTGAGGCGGATCGACCACGTCGTCGGCTGCCTCCCGGAGCTGGCCCCGGTGGCCGAGTACATTGCCAGTTTCACGGGGTTCCACGAGTTCGTGGAGTTCACGGCGGAGGACGTGGGCACGGCGGAGAGCGGTCTGAACGTGGTGGTGCTCGCCAACAAGACGGAGACCGTGCTCCTGAACCTCACCGAGCCGGTGCATGGCACGAAGCGGCGCAGCCAGATACAGACGTACCTTGACCACCACGGCGGGCCAGGCGTGCAGCACATCGCGCTGGCCAGCGACGACGTGCTGGGCACGCTCAGGCAGATGATGCGGGCGGCCGGGGCCTTTGAGTTCCTAGAACCGCCCCCGCCAAACTACTACGACGGCGTACGGCGACGCGCCGGGGACGTGCTGTCTGAGGCCCAGATAAAGGGGTGCCAAGAGCTGGGCGTGCTGGTAGACAGGGATGACCAAGGAGTTTTGCTCCAAATCTTCACCAAGCCGGTGGGAGAGAG GCAAACACTTTTCCTGGAGGTGATCCAGCGGATCGGGTGCATGGAGAAAGACGAGGAGAGCGGGAGGGAGCAGCAGAGGGGTGGCTGCGGCGGCTTTGGCAAGGGAAACTTCCACGAGCTGTTCAAGGCCGTGGAGGAGTACGAGAAGTCTCTTGAGGCCAAGCTTGTTTGTCAGTAA